In uncultured Campylobacter sp., the DNA window CAGAGCAGTTTTAAATTTAGAGGAATTTTTAAAATTCCGTCTTAAATTAAAGCCGAAATTCTATCCGCAAATACCATGCTTATGCGCCTCTTACTTTTAGATGCGATCTCAATCCTCCAAAAAATCGTATAGCAAAACGAGAATTTAGAGTTTTTATTTAAGGTTACGTTGCGAGTTTGGCGCTTGAAATTTCACTTTCGCTTCACGAAAAGGATGCTAAAATTCCGCCGAAACCGCACCGGATGCGGTGAACTTCAAGGAGAGAAAATGCAAAGAATTTTTCATATAAAAGATGCTATTTGTAGCGACGAGCGAGCCGTAAAAACGACATTTTTTACTACGGAAACCACTTGCAGCGCGGTTTGGATCGTCAAACGCGGCCAGGTCGTAGCGCCGCATATTCACCCCGGTGGCGATGATGTGTGGATCTGCTTAAGCGGACGCGGCGTGTTTTATCCGAGCAAGGGTGAGGAGGTGCCGATCTGTGCGGGTGATCTAATCATTTCCAAAAGCGGGGAGTGCCACGGTATGAAAAATACGGGCGATGAGGATTTTGTGTTTGCAAGCGTTACGGCGCCGATTCCGTGCGGCTACGAAGCGCTTTGAATTAAAATTTGCCAGAGATTTTGTGGTATTCGTAAAATAAATTAGCGCCGCAAAGAGTTGAATCAGAATTTGTCCGTAGCGTTAAATTTCATAAATTTAGCCGCGCTTTTGTACAATTTCAAGTGCCGCGCAATCTGCGGCGAGATTAAATTTGAGGCAAAAGATGTATGAAGATTTTACGCAAGAGCCAAAGGATGAGCGCGCGCAAAAGAAGCGCAAAGCTAGGGCGCGCAAGGTAGAAGCAGATCGTAAGCCGGCGCGAGACGCGCCTCGGGGCATGCCGCTTTGGCGCAAGATCGTGCTTGGCGCGATATTTGCATTTGCGGCTTTTAGCGTGCTCGCTCTGTTTGCGGTTATAAATTCCAGCGACGACTATTCGCCGCGGGACGATGAGCAGATCAAATACAGCGATTTTTACAAAAAAGGAGATGAAATTTACGCTCTCGTGGTGGGCGCGGGCTATTTTGCGATACCGGACGCGGATGCGGTGAGCTTTCGGGTTTTGGATTTCGGCTCCGGCTACCGCTCCAACGTCGCGGCGGATAAAAACGCCGTATATTGCGGAAATATCGCGATGAGCGAGCTAGAGCCCGCGCGCACGAAAGCCGTAGCGTTCGGATACGTAAGCGATGGGCAAGTTAGCTATTTTTGCGACGGCGAAGCGGTGCGGAACGACGCGTTGGGAGCGTTTAAGCTTACTTATGAAACCTTGGCGCATATCTTTTGGGATGCGCCCAAGCCGCAAAGCTACCTCTATAAATTTAAGCGAATGGACGCTGCGGATCTACGTCAAATCGCGGGTATGTATTACGCTGCGCAGGGCTCGCGCGCGTTTTATAAGGGAGAGGTTTTGCCCGGCGCTGATGCCGCGAGCCTGCGCCAGATAGAGGGAAGCGACGGCAGGGCGAGCGAAGTTTATTCCGCGGACGGCGCGAACGTGTATTTTAAAAACCTGCGCCTTGACGCGCGCGATAACGGCGGGCATTACGAACTTTTGAGGCAGTGGTTGGACTATTTTTTGTGGGATGCGAAAAGCGGCGACGTTTTTGCGAATGATTTAAAATTTGACCTCGCCGCCGCGCCCTATACTCCGCTAAATAGGCAGCTCGCGCACTCAAACCATCTGCTTTTTGCCTCCCCTGGCGGCATCTACTATTTCGACGAGAACGACGGAAAGCAAAAGCGCGCGGCAGACAATCCCTTCGCGGGCGAGATCCACGCGCTTAGCGGCAGCGTATTTCAAAGCGGCGAGCGGATATATTTTTTGGAGCGCGCGGATGTTTGGGGCGGTGGCCGCAGCACTCGCAGGCTGGTCGCTCGCAAAAGCGGACTTTTCGCGCTCGATCTGCCGCACGAGTGGCGTAAAGTAGGCGGCGTGCACGGCGGGCTATACGGCTGGGTCTATTCAAACGGCGGGCGATTTTTCTACTTCGACGATCTGGGCTCTTCGCAGCTGATAGATCGGTGCATTTATGAGATCAGAGATTTAAACTTGGTTGAAATTTTGCTTCAAAAAAGCAGCCTTGGCACGAGTAAAATTCGCGAGATGATAAAGAGCGGCGGGCTTGAGGCGGTGGACGGCGAGCTGCTTTTTGAGGTAAAGACGCGGGTGGAATTTTAGGGCGATTTGAGCACAATTCGAGCGCAGAAAGCGCTGCTAAATTTTAAATTTGATTTTGCGTAAATTCATGAAATTTAAGCGGCATTGCGGGCTTTGGCACGAACTTAGAATTTCATCGTAAATTCCTTTAGATCGAATGCGCAAATTTCGTTTCGCCATATCGCGACGGCACACGAAGCTTTTATATTAGTCACGATATTTGCGGCGTGATGTGCTTAAGTAAGGCATCGCCGTAAAATTTTATTCTCGGTGTGGGACACACGGCGCCAGAGCATAAATTTAAAAGTCTCAAATCGCAAAGCCGAACGCACAAATTTGGCGCCTAGGCTTGCGAAATGAAATTTAGAGGCGCGGATTTAAAAGCGTAAATCTCTTTTTCGATATGAAATTTAACAAAGCAAGCGCGATCAAAGCGCCGTTTTGCAAATTCGCGGGCTTTAAGTGAAGCAAAAACAAAGCGCTATTTTATAAATCCACTTGCTACTACTCGGTCGCGCTCGTCGTAAAAAACCGCGAGCTGCGCCGGAGCGATGCCCGCTGCGGGCGAGGACAGCACGGCATGCACGCCGCCGTCTTCGCGCGGCAAAATTTTAACGGGAAGTTTGGCGCTGCGGTAGCGGATCTTAACGCCGAGGCCATGCATATTTAAAATTTCATCCCTGCTTAAAAAGGCGTTAAAATTTTCGGTGTCGAACTCGTAGGTCGCCAGCTCATCCTTGCCGCCCACGACGATCTCGTTTTTGTGCGGGTCGATGCTTAGCACGAAGTGCGGCTCATGCGCGCCGTGCACCGTAAAACCGCGGCGCTTGCCGATC includes these proteins:
- a CDS encoding cupin domain-containing protein gives rise to the protein MQRIFHIKDAICSDERAVKTTFFTTETTCSAVWIVKRGQVVAPHIHPGGDDVWICLSGRGVFYPSKGEEVPICAGDLIISKSGECHGMKNTGDEDFVFASVTAPIPCGYEAL
- a CDS encoding DKNYY domain-containing protein; protein product: MYEDFTQEPKDERAQKKRKARARKVEADRKPARDAPRGMPLWRKIVLGAIFAFAAFSVLALFAVINSSDDYSPRDDEQIKYSDFYKKGDEIYALVVGAGYFAIPDADAVSFRVLDFGSGYRSNVAADKNAVYCGNIAMSELEPARTKAVAFGYVSDGQVSYFCDGEAVRNDALGAFKLTYETLAHIFWDAPKPQSYLYKFKRMDAADLRQIAGMYYAAQGSRAFYKGEVLPGADAASLRQIEGSDGRASEVYSADGANVYFKNLRLDARDNGGHYELLRQWLDYFLWDAKSGDVFANDLKFDLAAAPYTPLNRQLAHSNHLLFASPGGIYYFDENDGKQKRAADNPFAGEIHALSGSVFQSGERIYFLERADVWGGGRSTRRLVARKSGLFALDLPHEWRKVGGVHGGLYGWVYSNGGRFFYFDDLGSSQLIDRCIYEIRDLNLVEILLQKSSLGTSKIREMIKSGGLEAVDGELLFEVKTRVEF